A genomic segment from Alkalilimnicola ehrlichii MLHE-1 encodes:
- the rpsA gene encoding 30S ribosomal protein S1 — translation MTESFAELFEESLANTDMRPGAIVMGKVVAIDGDHVVVNAGLKSEAVIPASQFYDEEGNLEVAEGDEVEVSLDAVEDGSGETRLSREKAKRAYAWRFLEDAYEKSEAVKGQISGKVKGGFTVDLGHIRAFLPGSLVDIRPVRDTTYLEGRDLEFKVIKLDPRRNNVVVSRRAVVEEEYSAEREQLLEKLQEGQVLKGIVKNLTDYGAFVDLGGMDGLLHITDMAWRRVKNPSEVVEVGQEIEVKVLKFDRERNRVSLGLKQLGADPWENIGGRYPEGARVPGRVTNITEYGAFVEIEEGVEGLVHVSEMDWTNKNVNPAKMVSIGDEVEVMILDIDEERRRISLGMKQCLPNPWDEFAATHQKGDRVTGQIKSITDFGIFVGLDGGIDGLVHLSDLSWGEAGEEAVRNYRKGEEVEAVVLSVDPERERISLGIKQLEQDPFGSWLADHPKGSLVKGTVKDVEAKGATVTLEGGMEGYVRASDISRDRVEDARTVLKEGEEIEAKFVGVDRRNRMANLSIKAKDQVEEQRLVQDHARPTGTAGTTALGDLLKEQLGEQNDDR, via the coding sequence ATGACCGAAAGCTTTGCAGAACTGTTTGAGGAAAGCCTTGCCAACACCGATATGCGCCCCGGCGCAATCGTCATGGGCAAGGTGGTGGCCATCGACGGTGATCACGTGGTGGTCAACGCCGGGTTGAAGTCCGAGGCGGTGATCCCTGCCTCCCAATTCTACGACGAGGAGGGCAACCTCGAAGTAGCGGAGGGGGACGAGGTCGAGGTCTCCCTGGACGCCGTCGAGGACGGCTCCGGCGAGACGCGTCTCTCCCGCGAGAAGGCCAAGCGGGCCTACGCCTGGCGGTTCCTCGAAGACGCCTACGAGAAGAGCGAGGCCGTCAAGGGCCAGATCAGCGGCAAGGTCAAGGGCGGTTTCACCGTCGACCTGGGCCATATCCGCGCCTTCCTGCCCGGCTCCCTGGTGGACATCCGGCCGGTGCGCGACACCACCTATCTGGAAGGGCGCGACCTGGAATTCAAGGTCATCAAGCTCGATCCGCGCCGTAACAACGTCGTGGTCTCCCGCCGCGCCGTGGTGGAGGAGGAGTACTCCGCCGAGCGCGAGCAGCTCCTCGAGAAGCTGCAGGAAGGTCAGGTGCTCAAAGGCATCGTCAAGAACCTTACCGACTACGGGGCCTTCGTGGACCTGGGCGGCATGGACGGCCTGCTGCACATCACCGACATGGCCTGGCGCCGGGTCAAGAACCCCTCCGAGGTGGTCGAGGTCGGTCAGGAGATCGAGGTCAAGGTGCTCAAGTTCGACCGCGAGCGCAACCGTGTCTCCCTGGGCCTGAAGCAGCTGGGTGCCGATCCGTGGGAGAACATCGGCGGCCGCTACCCCGAGGGTGCGCGCGTGCCGGGCCGTGTGACCAACATCACCGAGTACGGCGCGTTCGTCGAGATCGAAGAGGGCGTCGAGGGCCTGGTCCACGTCTCCGAGATGGACTGGACCAACAAGAACGTCAACCCGGCGAAGATGGTCTCCATCGGCGACGAGGTCGAGGTCATGATCCTCGACATCGACGAGGAGCGCCGCCGTATCTCCCTGGGCATGAAGCAGTGCCTGCCCAACCCGTGGGACGAGTTCGCCGCCACCCACCAGAAGGGCGACCGGGTCACCGGCCAGATCAAGTCCATCACCGACTTTGGCATCTTTGTCGGGCTGGATGGCGGTATCGACGGCCTGGTGCACCTGTCCGACCTCTCCTGGGGCGAGGCCGGCGAGGAGGCGGTGCGCAACTACCGCAAGGGTGAGGAAGTCGAGGCCGTGGTGCTGTCGGTGGACCCCGAGCGCGAGCGCATCTCCCTGGGCATCAAGCAGCTCGAGCAGGACCCCTTCGGTTCCTGGCTGGCGGACCATCCCAAGGGCTCCCTGGTCAAGGGCACCGTGAAGGACGTCGAGGCCAAGGGCGCCACCGTGACGCTGGAAGGCGGCATGGAGGGCTACGTGCGCGCCTCCGATATCTCCCGCGACCGGGTCGAGGATGCCCGGACGGTCCTCAAGGAGGGCGAGGAGATCGAGGCCAAGTTTGTGGGCGTCGACCGCCGCAACCGCATGGCCAACCTGTCCATCAAAGCGAAGGACCAGGTGGAGGAGCAGCGGCTGGTGCAGGATCACGCCCGGCCCACCGGCACTGCCGGGACCACTGCCCTCGGCGATCTGCTCAAGGAGCAGCTCGGCGAGCAGAACGACGACCGCTGA
- the aroA gene encoding 3-phosphoshikimate 1-carboxyvinyltransferase, translating into MEFHVRPGGALRGRLRVPGDKSISHRAIMLGALAEGETRISGFLEGADALATLRTFRAMGVDIDGPHQGRVTVQGVGLHGLRAPDGPLDLGNSGTSMRLLCGLLAGQSFDTTLTGDASLSRRPMRRVIDPLTAMGAVIESGQGGTAPLTVRGGQPLHGIDYELPVASAQVKSALLLAGLYARGRTCVTEPAPTRDHTERMLAGFGYPVRQEGRRVCIEGGGRLRGGEIDVPADISSAAFFLVGASIAEGSDITLEHVGMNPTRTGVVDILRLMGADIQVQNEREVGGEPVADLRVRSAPLKGVAIPEALVPLAIDEFPVLFVAAACAEGETLLTGAEELRVKESDRIAVMAEGLTTLGVTAEPQPDGMRIVGQPDWGGGRVHSHGDHRIAMAFTMAATRAREPIEIEDCANVNTSFPGFVELAGDAGVALTRGDAEGRAQQRSDSP; encoded by the coding sequence GTGGAATTTCATGTGCGACCCGGCGGGGCGCTGCGGGGGCGGCTCCGCGTCCCGGGCGATAAATCCATCTCTCATCGCGCCATCATGCTCGGCGCCCTGGCCGAGGGCGAGACCCGCATCAGCGGCTTTCTGGAGGGTGCCGATGCCCTGGCCACGCTGCGCACCTTCCGTGCCATGGGGGTGGACATCGACGGGCCCCACCAGGGCCGGGTGACGGTGCAGGGGGTCGGTCTGCACGGGCTGCGGGCGCCGGACGGGCCGCTGGACCTGGGCAACTCCGGCACCTCCATGCGCCTGCTCTGCGGGCTGCTGGCCGGGCAGTCCTTCGATACCACCCTCACCGGCGATGCCTCCCTGTCCCGCCGGCCCATGCGCCGGGTGATCGACCCGCTCACCGCCATGGGGGCGGTGATCGAGAGCGGCCAGGGCGGCACGGCGCCGCTGACGGTGCGTGGCGGGCAACCCCTGCACGGCATCGACTACGAGCTGCCGGTGGCCAGCGCTCAGGTCAAATCCGCGCTGCTGCTGGCCGGCCTGTACGCCCGGGGGCGTACCTGTGTCACCGAGCCGGCGCCCACCCGCGATCACACCGAGCGCATGCTGGCCGGGTTCGGCTACCCGGTGCGGCAGGAGGGCCGCCGGGTCTGCATCGAGGGCGGAGGGCGGCTGCGCGGCGGCGAGATCGATGTGCCGGCGGACATCTCCTCGGCGGCCTTTTTTCTGGTCGGTGCGAGCATCGCCGAGGGCTCCGATATCACCCTGGAGCACGTGGGCATGAACCCGACCCGCACCGGGGTGGTCGACATCCTCCGCCTGATGGGGGCCGATATCCAGGTGCAGAACGAGCGGGAAGTGGGGGGCGAGCCGGTGGCCGACCTGCGGGTGCGCAGTGCCCCCCTGAAGGGGGTTGCCATCCCCGAGGCGCTGGTACCGCTCGCCATCGATGAATTCCCGGTGCTCTTTGTCGCCGCCGCCTGCGCCGAGGGTGAGACGCTGCTGACCGGGGCCGAGGAGCTGCGGGTCAAGGAGAGCGACCGGATCGCGGTGATGGCCGAGGGCTTGACCACCCTGGGGGTTACCGCCGAGCCGCAACCCGACGGTATGCGCATCGTCGGTCAGCCGGATTGGGGCGGGGGGCGGGTGCACAGCCACGGGGATCACCGTATCGCCATGGCCTTCACCATGGCCGCCACCCGGGCCCGTGAGCCGATCGAGATCGAGGACTGCGCCAATGTGAACACCTCGTTCCCCGGGTTCGTCGAGCTGGCCGGTGACGCAGGGGTGGCACTGACCCGGGGCGACGCAGAGGGACGTGCCCAGCAAAGGAGCGATTCACCATGA
- a CDS encoding integration host factor subunit beta — protein sequence MTKSELIEVIAGKQQHLAHKDVELAVKTLLEQMSETLASGERIEIRGFGSFSLHHRPPRIGRNPKTGEPVALPGKYVPHFKPGKELRDRVNAGRHNPIQS from the coding sequence ATGACCAAATCCGAACTGATCGAAGTCATTGCCGGCAAACAACAACACCTGGCGCACAAGGATGTTGAGCTGGCGGTCAAGACCTTGCTCGAGCAGATGAGCGAAACGCTGGCCAGCGGCGAGCGCATCGAGATCCGCGGCTTCGGCAGTTTCTCGTTGCACCATCGTCCGCCGCGCATCGGACGCAACCCGAAAACCGGCGAGCCGGTGGCACTGCCCGGTAAATACGTGCCACACTTCAAGCCAGGTAAGGAGTTGCGCGACCGGGTCAACGCCGGTCGGCACAACCCCATTCAGTCCTGA
- the lapB gene encoding lipopolysaccharide assembly protein LapB, whose protein sequence is MPELLWLLLPVAAMSGWLAGRRSGAGHRGGEQRDLPEAYFQGLNYLLNEERDKALEVFTQMVEVDSETVETHLALGSLFRRRGEVDRAIRIHQNLIARPALSRQQRTYALLELGEDYMRAGLLDRAETLFEEVIDLNHHVEPALRQLLAIYQQEKEWDQAIGAALRLEKVSAQNLHPQVAHFYCEMAGEAWAAGDLSRARTLYKRALTHDPRCVRASIQAGHLARQMGHARQAVRLYRQVPTQAPEFVGEVLDGLYQALESLGQLHRYPEFLDQLLATGKAPVAVALAKVEWLRAEAGHEAAMRWLAEHLEAQPSVRGLLRLVEMSDGAPPVAEGPVEAALHRTLRALLEARAQYLCGQCGFTARTLFWQCPGCKSWGSIRPLRGVEGE, encoded by the coding sequence ATGCCCGAGTTGCTTTGGCTTTTGCTGCCCGTGGCGGCGATGTCCGGGTGGTTGGCCGGGAGACGGAGCGGGGCCGGGCATCGGGGCGGCGAGCAACGGGACCTGCCCGAGGCCTATTTCCAGGGCCTCAACTACCTCCTGAACGAGGAGCGCGACAAGGCGCTCGAAGTGTTCACCCAAATGGTGGAGGTGGACAGCGAGACAGTCGAGACCCACCTGGCGCTGGGCAGCCTGTTCCGGCGCCGGGGTGAGGTCGACCGCGCCATCCGTATTCACCAGAACCTCATCGCCCGCCCGGCCCTGAGCCGCCAGCAGCGCACCTACGCCCTGCTGGAGCTGGGCGAGGACTACATGCGTGCGGGCCTGCTCGACCGGGCCGAGACGCTCTTCGAGGAGGTGATCGACCTCAACCACCACGTCGAACCGGCCCTGCGTCAACTGCTGGCCATCTATCAGCAGGAGAAGGAGTGGGACCAGGCCATCGGCGCCGCCCTGCGCCTGGAAAAGGTCTCCGCCCAGAACCTCCACCCCCAGGTGGCGCACTTCTACTGCGAGATGGCGGGCGAAGCCTGGGCGGCCGGCGATCTCAGCCGTGCCCGCACCCTCTACAAGCGCGCCCTCACCCACGACCCGCGGTGTGTCCGGGCGAGTATCCAGGCCGGGCATCTGGCGCGGCAGATGGGGCATGCCCGGCAGGCGGTACGTTTGTACCGGCAGGTGCCTACCCAGGCACCGGAGTTCGTCGGCGAGGTGCTCGATGGCCTGTACCAGGCGCTGGAGAGCCTGGGTCAGCTCCACCGCTACCCGGAGTTTCTCGATCAATTGCTCGCCACCGGCAAGGCCCCGGTGGCGGTGGCGCTGGCGAAAGTGGAGTGGCTGCGCGCGGAGGCTGGGCACGAGGCGGCGATGCGCTGGCTGGCCGAGCACCTTGAAGCCCAGCCCTCGGTGCGCGGCCTACTCCGGCTGGTGGAGATGAGCGACGGCGCCCCCCCTGTGGCGGAGGGTCCGGTGGAGGCGGCACTGCACCGGACTCTCCGCGCGCTGCTGGAGGCGCGGGCGCAGTACCTTTGCGGGCAATGCGGCTTCACCGCCCGCACGCTGTTCTGGCAATGCCCCGGCTGCAAGAGCTGGGGCAGTATCCGCCCCCTGCGTGGCGTGGAGGGAGAGTAA
- a CDS encoding prephenate dehydrogenase/arogenate dehydrogenase family protein — protein MSKRPLIHRLCIIGVGLIGGSLARALRQAGAVDQVIGCGRSVDSLQRAEELGVVDHYTTDPARAVAAADMVVVCVPLGAMRGVFEQIRDHLAPEAVVTDGGSAKGSVIEDARAAFGELPAGFVPGHPIAGTEKSGVEASFARLYNQRRVILTPVPESADWAVARTRRMWEAVGARVTCMSAAHHDDVLAATSHLPHALAFGLVDTLSRWEGEHEIFEYAAGGFRDFTRIASSDPVMWRDICLANREALARALRYYTADLAHLTALVEQGDGAALEAIFRHAKERREQFLALLEDKH, from the coding sequence ATGAGTAAGCGGCCGTTAATCCACCGGCTCTGTATCATCGGCGTCGGCCTGATCGGCGGTTCGCTGGCCCGCGCTCTGCGCCAGGCCGGCGCCGTGGACCAGGTGATCGGTTGCGGCCGCAGCGTCGACAGCCTCCAGCGTGCCGAGGAGTTGGGGGTGGTGGACCACTACACCACCGACCCGGCGCGGGCGGTGGCCGCCGCCGATATGGTGGTGGTCTGCGTGCCGCTGGGCGCCATGCGCGGTGTCTTCGAGCAGATCCGGGACCACCTCGCCCCGGAGGCGGTGGTAACCGACGGCGGTAGCGCTAAAGGCTCAGTCATCGAGGACGCGCGGGCCGCCTTCGGCGAGCTGCCCGCCGGTTTCGTGCCCGGTCACCCCATTGCCGGTACGGAGAAAAGTGGGGTGGAGGCCTCCTTCGCCCGGCTCTACAACCAGCGCCGGGTCATCCTCACCCCGGTGCCGGAGAGCGCCGACTGGGCGGTGGCGCGGACCCGCCGCATGTGGGAGGCGGTGGGCGCCCGGGTGACCTGTATGTCGGCCGCCCACCACGACGACGTGCTGGCCGCTACCTCGCACCTACCGCACGCCCTGGCCTTTGGCCTAGTGGATACCCTCTCCCGCTGGGAGGGCGAGCATGAGATCTTTGAATACGCGGCCGGCGGATTCCGCGACTTCACCCGCATCGCCTCCTCCGACCCGGTGATGTGGCGGGACATCTGCCTTGCCAACCGCGAGGCATTGGCGCGGGCGTTGCGTTACTACACCGCTGACCTGGCGCATCTCACGGCGCTGGTCGAGCAGGGGGACGGGGCGGCCCTGGAGGCCATCTTCCGTCATGCCAAGGAGCGCCGCGAGCAATTCCTGGCGTTACTGGAAGACAAACACTAG
- the hisC gene encoding histidinol-phosphate transaminase has translation MSMSEVDWARRAVPGVQALAPYEPGKPIAELRREYGVTDIIKLASNESPLGPSPQALTAAREAAAEVHRYPDGNAFELKARLAARHGVGAERITLGNGSNDVLALIAQAFLGPEREAVFSRHAFAVYPIVTQAAGAVARVAPAHGADSDQPYGHDLAAMQRLISGRTRVVFIANPNNPTGTWVGEDALRAFIEQVPGDVLVVVDEAYFEYARDLAGLPDASRWLDEFPNLVVTRTFSKCYGLAGLRVGYALSSPPVAELLNRVRQPFNCNAVAQAAAGAALDDEAHLARAIALNTEQLRLMEAELRQLGLTVLPSAGNFLCFDVGGGAASVNEGLLRAGVIVRPVGGYELPGFLRVSVGLPEENRRFLDTLERLISAPA, from the coding sequence ATGAGCATGAGCGAAGTCGACTGGGCCCGACGGGCGGTCCCCGGTGTCCAGGCCCTGGCCCCCTATGAGCCGGGCAAGCCCATCGCGGAACTGCGCCGCGAATACGGCGTGACCGACATCATCAAGCTGGCCTCCAACGAGAGCCCGCTGGGGCCCTCGCCGCAGGCCCTGACCGCCGCCCGCGAGGCCGCCGCCGAGGTGCACCGCTATCCGGACGGCAACGCCTTCGAGCTGAAGGCACGGCTGGCTGCGCGGCATGGCGTCGGGGCGGAGCGCATCACCCTGGGTAATGGCTCCAACGACGTCCTCGCGCTGATCGCCCAGGCCTTCCTGGGCCCGGAGCGCGAGGCGGTGTTCTCCCGCCACGCCTTCGCCGTCTACCCCATTGTCACCCAGGCGGCCGGGGCGGTGGCCCGGGTGGCGCCCGCGCACGGCGCCGACAGCGACCAACCCTACGGGCACGATCTGGCCGCCATGCAGCGGCTGATCAGCGGGCGCACCCGGGTGGTCTTCATCGCCAACCCCAACAACCCAACCGGTACCTGGGTCGGGGAGGATGCGCTGCGCGCCTTCATCGAGCAGGTCCCGGGCGACGTGCTGGTGGTGGTGGACGAGGCCTATTTCGAGTACGCCCGGGATCTCGCCGGCCTGCCCGACGCCAGCCGCTGGCTGGATGAGTTCCCCAACCTGGTGGTCACCCGGACCTTCTCCAAGTGCTACGGGCTGGCCGGGTTGCGGGTGGGCTACGCGCTCAGCAGCCCGCCGGTGGCGGAGCTGCTCAACCGCGTCCGCCAGCCCTTCAACTGCAATGCCGTGGCCCAGGCGGCGGCCGGGGCAGCGCTGGACGACGAGGCCCATCTGGCCCGCGCCATCGCCCTCAATACCGAGCAACTGCGGCTCATGGAGGCGGAGCTGCGCCAGTTGGGGCTCACCGTCCTGCCCTCCGCCGGCAACTTCCTCTGTTTCGATGTCGGCGGCGGCGCTGCCTCGGTCAACGAGGGGTTGCTGCGGGCCGGGGTCATCGTGCGCCCGGTGGGCGGTTACGAACTGCCCGGTTTCCTGCGGGTATCGGTCGGCCTGCCCGAGGAGAACCGGCGCTTCCTCGACACCCTGGAGCGGCTGATCAGCGCCCCGGCATGA
- the pyrF gene encoding orotidine-5'-phosphate decarboxylase, producing the protein MSHSRLIIALDYPEAGPALALADRLSPERCALKVGKELFVAEGPQLVDALVRRGYRVFLDLKFHDIPNTVAGACRSAAATGAWMVNVHALGGAAMMAAAREALGETGDRPLLTAVTVLTSHSDATLREIGLAGPADAAVCRLAELARGAGVDGVVCSAREAALVRERCGDGFLRVTPGIRPAWAAKGDQARVLSPADAVAGGATHLVVGRPVTRADEPLAALARLERELAAQDET; encoded by the coding sequence GTGTCCCATTCCCGACTGATCATTGCCCTGGATTACCCCGAGGCCGGGCCGGCCCTGGCGCTCGCCGATCGCCTGAGCCCCGAGCGCTGCGCGCTGAAGGTGGGCAAGGAGCTGTTCGTCGCCGAAGGCCCACAGTTGGTGGACGCGCTGGTCCGTCGGGGTTACCGGGTCTTTCTCGATCTCAAGTTCCACGACATCCCCAACACCGTCGCCGGGGCCTGTCGCTCGGCGGCCGCCACCGGGGCGTGGATGGTCAACGTCCACGCCCTGGGCGGTGCCGCGATGATGGCGGCGGCCCGGGAGGCCCTGGGGGAGACCGGGGATCGCCCGCTGCTGACCGCGGTCACCGTGCTCACCAGCCACAGCGACGCGACCCTGCGTGAGATTGGCCTGGCCGGCCCGGCGGACGCCGCCGTCTGCCGGTTGGCCGAGCTGGCCCGGGGCGCCGGCGTGGACGGGGTGGTTTGCAGTGCCCGGGAGGCGGCCCTGGTGCGGGAGCGCTGCGGCGACGGTTTCCTGCGGGTGACCCCGGGTATCCGCCCGGCCTGGGCGGCAAAGGGCGATCAGGCGCGGGTGCTGAGCCCGGCCGACGCGGTCGCGGGCGGCGCCACCCACCTGGTGGTGGGGCGTCCGGTTACCCGCGCCGATGAGCCCCTGGCGGCGCTGGCGCGCCTGGAGCGCGAACTGGCCGCGCAGGACGAGACCTGA
- the pheA gene encoding prephenate dehydratase encodes MSDEQTSPDDQAALQAVRARIDALDDEILRLISERARMAEEVARVKREAGHSNDFYRPEREAQVLRRVRQSNPGPLGEEAVTRLFREIMSACLAIQLPLQVAFLGPEGTYTQEAALKHFGHAMGTAPLSTIAAVFREVESGAAHYGVVPVENSTEGVVTHTVDRFLNSPLQIVGEVQLPIHHALASREQDWNAIRRIYSHQQGLAQCRAWVDTHLPGVERVPVTSTAEAARLAAAERGAAAIASEAACELYDLPVLATHIEDEPGNTTRFLVVGPESPPPSGDDKTSLVISRANQPGGLYRLLEPLARNGVNMTRIESRPAPQGVWEYVFFVDLLGHVEDEPVRQALAEIREQASLCRVLGSYPRAL; translated from the coding sequence ATGAGTGACGAACAGACCTCCCCCGACGATCAGGCCGCGCTGCAGGCCGTGCGTGCGCGCATCGACGCCCTGGACGACGAGATCCTGCGGCTAATCAGCGAGCGCGCCCGGATGGCCGAAGAGGTGGCCCGGGTCAAGCGTGAGGCCGGGCACAGCAACGATTTCTACCGCCCCGAGCGCGAGGCGCAGGTGCTGCGCCGGGTCCGCCAGTCCAACCCCGGCCCGCTGGGCGAGGAGGCGGTGACCCGGCTGTTCCGCGAGATCATGTCCGCCTGCCTGGCCATCCAGCTGCCCTTGCAGGTGGCCTTCCTGGGGCCCGAAGGCACCTATACCCAGGAGGCGGCACTCAAGCACTTCGGCCACGCCATGGGCACGGCACCGCTGAGCACTATCGCCGCGGTCTTTCGTGAGGTGGAGTCCGGTGCCGCCCACTACGGGGTGGTGCCGGTGGAGAACTCCACCGAGGGGGTGGTCACCCACACGGTGGACCGCTTTCTCAACTCGCCGCTGCAGATCGTCGGCGAGGTGCAGTTACCCATCCACCACGCCCTGGCCAGCCGCGAGCAGGACTGGAACGCCATCCGGCGTATCTACTCCCACCAGCAGGGACTGGCCCAGTGCCGGGCCTGGGTCGATACCCATCTGCCGGGCGTGGAACGGGTGCCGGTCACCAGCACCGCCGAGGCGGCGCGGCTGGCGGCGGCCGAACGGGGTGCGGCGGCCATCGCCAGTGAGGCGGCCTGCGAGCTCTACGACTTGCCGGTGCTTGCCACCCACATCGAGGACGAGCCGGGCAACACCACCCGCTTTCTGGTGGTGGGGCCGGAGTCTCCACCACCCAGCGGTGACGACAAGACCTCCTTGGTGATCAGCCGGGCCAACCAGCCGGGTGGCCTTTACCGGCTGCTGGAACCATTAGCCAGGAATGGAGTGAACATGACCCGGATCGAATCCCGGCCCGCGCCGCAGGGCGTCTGGGAGTATGTGTTCTTCGTGGACCTGTTGGGTCACGTGGAGGACGAACCCGTCCGCCAGGCGTTGGCCGAGATCCGCGAACAGGCCAGCCTGTGCCGCGTCCTGGGCTCGTACCCGCGAGCGCTGTAA
- a CDS encoding LapA family protein, which yields MRKAIIIVFVLIVAALGLSFATLNADDVVVDFFFGQADLPLSFVLVVTLIVGAILGVLASQVVVFRKRREIRKLKRQVNDAQKELNELRRLPLKEGR from the coding sequence ATGCGTAAGGCAATAATAATAGTTTTCGTCCTCATCGTAGCCGCCCTGGGGCTCAGCTTTGCCACCTTGAACGCCGATGACGTGGTGGTGGATTTCTTCTTCGGCCAGGCAGACCTGCCCCTTTCCTTCGTGCTCGTGGTCACACTCATCGTGGGGGCTATCCTGGGCGTTCTTGCCAGCCAGGTCGTGGTCTTCCGCAAGCGGCGGGAGATCCGAAAGCTCAAGCGCCAAGTCAATGATGCCCAAAAGGAGCTCAACGAACTCCGCCGTCTTCCGCTGAAGGAAGGACGCTAA
- the cmk gene encoding (d)CMP kinase, with product MTGQADSNIPVLTLDGPSGSGKGTIARAVAEQLGWHLLDSGALYRLAALHACRQDVPLDDEGALAALARDLPAEFRQDERGEPHILLAGEDVTWQIRTEQVGDAASRVAAIPAVREALLERQRAFRQPPGLVADGRDMGTVVFPDAPVKIFLTASAEERARRRYKQLKEQGVSVTLASLSEEIAERDRRDAQRSAAPLRPSRGALELDTTGVPVDEVTGQVLARVKAYLAGEKG from the coding sequence ATGACCGGACAGGCTGACAGCAACATCCCGGTGTTGACGCTGGATGGGCCCTCAGGGTCCGGCAAGGGGACCATCGCCCGGGCGGTGGCGGAGCAACTGGGCTGGCACCTGCTGGACAGCGGCGCCCTCTACCGCCTGGCCGCCCTCCACGCCTGCCGGCAGGATGTGCCGCTGGACGATGAGGGCGCGCTGGCGGCGCTGGCGCGGGATCTGCCCGCGGAGTTTCGTCAGGACGAACGGGGCGAACCCCACATCCTGCTTGCCGGCGAGGACGTGACCTGGCAGATCCGCACCGAACAGGTGGGTGATGCCGCCTCCCGGGTGGCGGCCATCCCCGCTGTACGTGAGGCGTTGCTGGAGCGCCAGCGGGCCTTCCGGCAACCCCCGGGGCTGGTGGCGGACGGCCGCGATATGGGCACGGTGGTCTTCCCTGACGCCCCGGTGAAGATCTTCCTGACCGCCAGCGCGGAGGAGCGCGCCCGCCGGCGCTACAAGCAGTTGAAGGAGCAGGGGGTGAGTGTTACGCTTGCGAGTCTTTCGGAGGAGATCGCCGAGCGGGACCGGCGCGATGCCCAGCGCAGCGCGGCCCCCCTGCGACCCTCCAGGGGTGCCCTGGAACTGGACACCACGGGGGTGCCCGTGGACGAGGTGACAGGGCAGGTGCTGGCGCGGGTAAAGGCGTACCTGGCCGGCGAAAAAGGGTAG
- a CDS encoding serine/threonine protein kinase, with product MPANAHHPYASLGPDQVLDAVEALGFLPDGRFLALNSYENRVYQVGLEEAAPVVVKFYRPERWSDEAILEEHAWCEELVARDVPVVPPLRIQGRTLHRHEGFRLAVYRRRGGRAPALDDPEVRLWLGRFLARMHTVGEAGRFRHRPLIRDTGVAREHRDWLLAEGWIPAHLCEAYQGVTDHLLMLLEARFADAGNWGAIRLHGDCHAGNILWREGEGPHFVDMDDCVAGPAVQDLWMLISGDRPERTVQLSDLLEGYEQFRPFDRRELNLIEALRTLRIMAYAVWLARRWHDPAFPQAFPWFGADRYWEEHVLALREQVAAMEEPPLVV from the coding sequence ATGCCCGCCAACGCCCACCATCCCTATGCCAGCCTGGGCCCGGACCAGGTGCTGGATGCCGTCGAGGCCCTGGGTTTTCTACCTGACGGCCGCTTTCTGGCCCTGAACAGCTACGAGAACCGCGTCTACCAGGTCGGACTGGAGGAGGCGGCACCGGTGGTGGTCAAGTTCTACCGGCCGGAGCGCTGGAGCGACGAGGCCATCCTGGAAGAGCACGCCTGGTGCGAAGAGCTGGTGGCCCGTGACGTCCCCGTGGTGCCGCCGTTGCGCATTCAGGGGCGGACCCTGCACCGGCACGAGGGCTTCCGGCTGGCGGTCTATCGCCGGCGCGGCGGGCGTGCGCCCGCCCTGGACGACCCGGAAGTGCGGCTCTGGCTGGGCCGGTTCCTGGCCAGGATGCACACCGTGGGCGAGGCCGGCCGCTTCCGCCACCGGCCACTGATCCGCGACACCGGCGTGGCCCGTGAGCACCGGGACTGGTTGTTGGCCGAGGGCTGGATCCCGGCGCACCTGTGCGAAGCCTACCAGGGCGTGACCGATCACTTGCTCATGTTGCTGGAGGCCCGCTTTGCCGACGCGGGCAACTGGGGCGCCATCCGGCTGCACGGCGACTGCCACGCCGGCAACATCCTTTGGCGCGAGGGGGAGGGGCCCCACTTCGTCGATATGGACGACTGCGTCGCCGGGCCCGCTGTGCAGGATCTCTGGATGCTGATCTCGGGCGATCGGCCGGAGCGCACCGTTCAGCTCTCCGACCTGCTGGAGGGCTATGAGCAGTTCCGGCCCTTCGACCGCCGGGAGCTGAACCTGATTGAGGCCCTGCGCACGCTGCGCATCATGGCCTACGCGGTCTGGCTGGCCCGCCGCTGGCACGATCCCGCCTTTCCCCAGGCCTTCCCCTGGTTCGGGGCCGATCGCTATTGGGAAGAGCACGTACTGGCCCTGCGCGAGCAGGTGGCCGCCATGGAGGAGCCGCCGCTGGTCGTCTGA